One stretch of Thermodesulfobacteriota bacterium DNA includes these proteins:
- the hisI gene encoding phosphoribosyl-AMP cyclohydrolase, translated as MIQLDFKKSGGLIPAIVQDYQTGEVLMLAYINQAAWELSLTSGKAAYYSRSRDALWVKGETSGHVQRIREIRVDCDLDTVLFRVEQTGAACHKGYRSCFFTQVKNNGEAVITQELVFDPSEVYKK; from the coding sequence ACTTGATTTCAAAAAATCCGGCGGGTTGATTCCCGCCATTGTTCAGGACTATCAGACAGGAGAAGTTCTGATGCTGGCCTATATCAACCAGGCCGCCTGGGAACTTTCCCTGACTTCGGGAAAAGCCGCCTATTACAGCCGGTCCCGGGACGCGCTCTGGGTAAAAGGCGAGACATCCGGCCATGTCCAGCGGATCCGGGAGATCCGCGTGGACTGCGATCTTGACACCGTGCTCTTCCGGGTGGAGCAGACCGGCGCCGCCTGCCACAAGGGATACCGAAGCTGTTTTTTCACACAGGTTAAAAACAACGGCGAAGCCGTCATTACCCAGGAACTTGTCTTCGACCCGTCGGAGGTTTACAAAAAATGA